From the genome of Plectropomus leopardus isolate mb chromosome 4, YSFRI_Pleo_2.0, whole genome shotgun sequence:
AAGCTCATAAAAAGTGTGAATTTATAACATCCCATGCATAAAGAGAGGATAGCAATGTACTTTATAAGAACACCAGTGGACACTTAATGCTGTTTACATACAGGGAAATCATATCACACCAGGTTTCCCAAAACCACAAACGTTTCCTCTGATTTACTGCAAATAAAGACCAGCACCTCTAACAGTAAGGAGATTCTACATACTTCTGTGTTTTCAACAATGATACCTTTTGTTTCATGGTCTCGATAATGGCTTTGATATCCACTGTCATTAACAGTGTCAATGATAATTTACTTCCTTCGGCTTCACATGCAATTAGGACACCCGAGCATACTGGAAGTACAACAACTGTGTCAAAGTTTCACTTTGCCAGATTGGCGGctattatagatttttttcccctttggcctgtttgttttgtttcagcccCCGCCCTCACAAACGCAACTGTTTATTTCATCagtttggcaacaaaagcatgtgatcAATCATTCATAATTTATGACGCTGCCAGTGGCTCAGGGcccataaaaacagatatttgcatTACACTGAGTCTTAGCTGGACCTCCCGATAACAGACCAataaattttgttgttgttgtacatACACAAGGGCCCCCGATAAGAGGTAAACTTTGCCTCTGTGTTACAGTACAACACAGTGCAGTGCTAGCAGGGATGATGTTGTGATCACATGCTACTATAACAATGACCTGGACCCCGTCCTTTAATTCCTGTTCCCCCAGCCAGCGTCCCGCTGCCTTTCCCAAGCCCTGCTGTTATTATTTCTGCACTGTTCAAAGCAAACGCCCTAAGTCCCTTGTGCAATATGAGTCTGACTGTAACAAACTGGCGCTCCATCTATCTGATCCTCTAGAGAGGCACGCTATTATACAGGTatactgacacacaaacaaaaaatcattatttaggAAATATGAAAACTGCTTTTCTCTGTAAAGCTGAACTTGTGATGCAATGAAAGGCACACATACAGACTACATAGAGACGTTTCCTTACCTTGACATGCTGTCTGTGATGCAGTTCTGCCCCAGGTATCCCTCACCTCTGGCTGACAATGACCCCTGTGACATGCCCGGTCGAGATTTCCACGACTCCATTAACGCCGTTACGGGCGAAATTAGATTCAACAAAGGGTTGGACTGGTCTCTCACATCATGCCGCGTGAAAGACATTGTTCCTTGCGCTCCAATCTGGTAATGGAATGAATGTCCACCGGAATTAACTCCAACAATGGCCGATGTGGGCATGCTGTTATTCTCTTGGTAATAGCTGCCATCAGTGGTCTCCTGCTTAACCCCTTTAGACAGGACATTGTTGGAGAACACATCGGGCTCATAGTTCCCATTCATAGAGGAGACAGGGGGTCCTAAGATACCAGAGAGACTGTATTCATCTATGTTATTCCTCAGGGACAAATAGGTGGTTTCGGATGCAGGAAAGAGACCAAGAGATGGCGATTGCTCACCGTAGGGCTGTTGGTTCATACATCCCTCATTTTTGTTTGGCTCACTCTTAATCTGTGTGATAAAAGGTGTGCTACTCGCATTACATTTGGAGCTGCCTAAACACATGCTCCTGAAGTCAGTTCCAGGCTCATTCTTAATGTATTTAACCATGCCCATCTGGTCTAAGCCCACGTTGAACACCTCCCCGTCTACCATCTCTACTTTGGGGAATTCAAAGTTCTTGAAGTCTGTGTCTCTGGTCAGACTTGCTGCTTCTGGGCTGTTGGTATCGTTCTGCACCAAACCCAGTCCACTAGCAGGACTGGACACAGGAAACCCACCTGAGGAGGGGTTCTGTGGGCTACTGACAGCCATAGTGCCCCCCGTGGCTGGACTGGAGATAGAGGGTCTTGCTGTGTTGCAGTTGTTGGTTGCACCGGTGCAGCTACCACCTGTGGGGCTTGAGACAGATGACCTAACATTGCAGGTGGTGCTGCAGGACGGAGGTGATCTCACACTACTCATACTCTGGGGGCTGGACATGGGGGACCTCATGACGTTGAGCGGGCTGGTGAGAGGTGGTGAGCCCACTGTGCTGGACTCCACGGGGCTACATGTGGCTGAATTCCTGCGCTTGATGTGGGCCAGAGTTGCAGCACAAGACGTCTGGCTGACAGGACTGCTGACGGACGAGCACACCGGTCCGAAACACGTAGGGGGACTGGTGGTTGAAGACACCATGTTGTTGCTGCCCCCGGGGCTGGAGATGGAGCTGGACGTCTGGGGGCTGCAGGACAGAGATGAGGCCAGCATTGAAGCTGAGCTAACCGGAGTCCCAGCGGTGCACTCTCTGGGAGTGGTGCTGGGCTGCGGGAAACCAAATGGCTTTAACTTGGGGTTCTTTGTGGAACCACACTGAGCCTCCTCTAGAGCCCGTCCGCACACTGGATACATCTTCCCAGGGCTGTTACTGCCCCCATGCTGGCTAAAGGCAAAGTCTGCCTCCCTGGCAGCATTCATGTACAGGCCCATAGACTCAGCCACAGTCTTGGAAAGCTCCTTGGAGTCCATTTCCTGCTTATGACCATGGACAGAGTTGTTGAAGTGTGGGAGAACAAATGGCTGGTTCTGGCTGAGCCGAAGCATTGGCTGCTCCTGCTTCTTTGTATTGTTGTCTTTACAGTCGGTGGCCGGGCTTCCAGCAGGGCAGCTGACATTGACTATGTCCATCAGGATATCACTGCTAGTCAAACTTGaatcctctgtgctgcagcagtgCTCCATGGTGCCGGGGACCTGCGACCATCTGTTCTCTGTATCGCTTCCGTCAAAGAAACTTTGGTATCTTTTGGTCTCCATTGCTGGCTCATTGattcaccttaaaaaaaaaaacaggaaaaaaaagaattcaatcAGAAAAGTTCACAATGCTGTTGTTACAAGCTGCACACAAGGCATTGGTTTAATGGTTATAGTTGAGTGACAGGTGTATTAAAGgtatttcattcattcagacaGTGATTACAGGTCTCATGTGAGGCTGAATTATGTATTCAGGCATATGCTAATGAATCTTAAATTTACAGTGTAAATATAGTCTTTTAGTTTTTGGATGGATGCCAAAGCAGAAAGTTCTGCTTCAGTGGATAAAAACCTAATGAGGCATAAAAGGTAGGGCAAAGGAAAAGGGCGGTGTGATGATGTATGAGTATTCTCTCTACACACAACATACAAGATTGAACTTATTTTGATATTATAATGACTTACTTTGAAAGAATAccaatccaaaaacaaaaattagatgCTGTACAAACAGTATGTTAATATAAAGAAGTTCAAAGCAAGTCTGTACAGTATTTCCTCTCTCACTGATAACGCTCCTTATCGCTGCACTACAGGGGATGTACAGTCTGATAAGTTGTGGAAAACTGCATTGCAAGGGTTAACGTATCTATGTGACGTCGTCTgggctttttatttaaattcccACCTCTGCTGCGCCTC
Proteins encoded in this window:
- the nr3c2 gene encoding mineralocorticoid receptor encodes the protein METKRYQSFFDGSDTENRWSQVPGTMEHCCSTEDSSLTSSDILMDIVNVSCPAGSPATDCKDNNTKKQEQPMLRLSQNQPFVLPHFNNSVHGHKQEMDSKELSKTVAESMGLYMNAAREADFAFSQHGGSNSPGKMYPVCGRALEEAQCGSTKNPKLKPFGFPQPSTTPRECTAGTPVSSASMLASSLSCSPQTSSSISSPGGSNNMVSSTTSPPTCFGPVCSSVSSPVSQTSCAATLAHIKRRNSATCSPVESSTVGSPPLTSPLNVMRSPMSSPQSMSSVRSPPSCSTTCNVRSSVSSPTGGSCTGATNNCNTARPSISSPATGGTMAVSSPQNPSSGGFPVSSPASGLGLVQNDTNSPEAASLTRDTDFKNFEFPKVEMVDGEVFNVGLDQMGMVKYIKNEPGTDFRSMCLGSSKCNASSTPFITQIKSEPNKNEGCMNQQPYGEQSPSLGLFPASETTYLSLRNNIDEYSLSGILGPPVSSMNGNYEPDVFSNNVLSKGVKQETTDGSYYQENNSMPTSAIVGVNSGGHSFHYQIGAQGTMSFTRHDVRDQSNPLLNLISPVTALMESWKSRPGMSQGSLSARGEGYLGQNCITDSMSSSPLRQPSSTAKVCLVCGDEASGCHYGVVTCGSCKVFFKRAVEGQHNYLCAGRNDCIIDKIRRKNCPACRVRKCLQAGMNLGARKSKKLGKLKGVSEDLQGSKDSQTATGGVGGSYLSSEKELNASAANALVPHGPGVVTPFLPPSICSVLELIEPEVVYSGYDNSQPDTTDHLLSSLNRLAGKQMVRMVKWAKVLPGFRGLPIEDQITLIQYSWMCLSSFCLSWRSYKHTNGQMLYFAPDLIFNEERMQQSAMYDLCLGMRQVSQEFVRLQLTYDEFLSMKVLLLLSTVPKEGLKNQAAFEEMRVNYIKELRRSVGKATNNSGQTWQRFFQLTKLLDAMHDLVGNLLDFCFYTFRESQALKVEFPEMLVEIISDQIPKVESGLTHTIYFHKK